A region of Chloracidobacterium sp. DNA encodes the following proteins:
- a CDS encoding VIT1/CCC1 transporter family protein has protein sequence MTASQNASRLEHEHSPEAIRRRLAKGARHNYLRDFVYGGIDGSVTTFAVVAGTIGANLSPRVVLILGGANLIADGFSMAASNFLGTRAERDDYLRLERVENRHIDIDPDGEREEIRQIYAARGFEGPELERVVELVTTDRQRWVATMLMEEYGLPPEIRSAWIAGLMTFAAFLVCGLLPLLPFIFGASESFLLSTILTGAVFFLIGSVKSRWSTASWLTSGVTTFLVGAAAAALAFLMGIILKNVGAD, from the coding sequence ATGACCGCCAGCCAAAACGCATCCCGCCTCGAACACGAACATTCGCCGGAAGCAATTCGCCGTCGACTTGCAAAAGGCGCACGTCATAATTACCTACGTGACTTTGTCTATGGCGGAATTGACGGCTCGGTGACAACTTTCGCCGTAGTGGCCGGAACCATCGGAGCGAATCTTTCGCCGCGCGTCGTGCTGATCCTCGGCGGTGCAAATCTGATCGCTGACGGTTTTTCGATGGCGGCGTCGAATTTTCTGGGAACACGTGCGGAAAGGGACGACTACCTCCGCTTGGAGCGTGTCGAGAACCGGCACATTGACATCGATCCCGACGGTGAGCGGGAAGAGATTCGCCAGATCTACGCCGCAAGAGGGTTTGAGGGCCCCGAACTTGAGCGCGTCGTCGAGCTCGTGACCACCGACCGGCAAAGGTGGGTGGCGACGATGCTCATGGAAGAGTATGGCCTGCCGCCCGAGATCCGGTCGGCATGGATCGCTGGGTTAATGACGTTCGCAGCATTTCTCGTGTGCGGGCTGCTGCCGCTATTGCCTTTTATTTTCGGCGCGTCCGAATCATTTCTACTTTCTACGATACTGACTGGTGCAGTATTTTTTCTGATCGGATCGGTGAAGAGCCGTTGGTCAACTGCTTCGTGGCTGACTTCGGGAGTGACGACATTTCTCGTCGGCGCAGCAGCAGCAGCACTCGCGTTTTTGATGGGCATCATTCTGAAAAACGTCGGCGCCGACTAA